From the genome of Lotus japonicus ecotype B-129 chromosome 6, LjGifu_v1.2, one region includes:
- the LOC130725685 gene encoding uncharacterized protein LOC130725685: MEALSKNDVGAYIARMARLSEDDILRFRREQQAAREKRNPAKSIAEQNTSHSGTETDRPAKKKKKNYEAASAKNKTPNQTSLDQFMNKSAAIDMNKGCSSSAPPPCWKNLLKEFEELTSNEVTSLWDSKIDFNSLVETNLVFEADREKMRKIGLREACQAMMTKGLEIAAISKMIDLESAGFDGLSSAKLIEEKEKEVEKMRATLKLLEKSKKATDKKAADLASEVENLKKTIEENNTSIQTLTGENEKTRADLTQLTTVHNQVLEENSNLKTEKKPKPGKSPEKSPTPAPEAKPTPAKSPESSPTPAQFPKAQSPTPTQSPEASPTPSQSPEESPTSAPEAIPTSAQSPEVLAAPDQSPETPSPAPNQSPEAPSPTPAQSFESSPTPSQSPEESPTPSPEVSSTPAQSPEAPSPTPAQSPEESPTPTPEASPTPTQSPESPEAPSPTPAQSPEAPSPTPVQSPEASPTPSHSPEESPTPSPTPALSPEAPSSTPAQSPEASPTPSQSPEESPTPSPEASPTPSQSREAPSHVPTQSPEASPTPSQSPEESPTPSPEASSPTPAQSPEVSSPTPTQSPEAPSPAPTQSPEVSPTPTQSPEVSPTPSQSPEESPTPSPEVSPTPAQSPEAPSPTPIQSPEESPTPTPEASPTPDQSPKAPSPTPTQSPEVSPTPSQSPEESPTPSPEVSPTPAQSPEAPSPTPSQSPEASPTPSPEAPPTPSQCPEASSPTPAQPPKAPSPATSCPILQLGVCSGLLNIFVDPHNKKQCCSLLSFLTDIDVAAVCLCHSFRARVFHIHIDVVVAMRTILKCCGRDLPSDFQCIVN, encoded by the exons ATGGAAGCCCTTTCTAAAAATGATGTGGGTGCATACATTG CAAGAATGGCTCGCCTATCAGAGGATGACATCCTCCGTTTCCGCCGTGAACAACAAGCTGCTCGCGAGAAAAGAAATCCGGCGAAATCCATCGCTGAACAAAACACCAGTCATTCCGGCACTGAAACTGACCGCCCCgccaagaaaaagaagaagaattatGAAGCTGCCTCGGCCAAAAACAAGACTCCCAATCAAACCTCTCTGGATCAATTTATGAACAAAAGTGCTGCTATTGATATGAACAAAGGCTGTTCATCAAGCGCTCCGCCCCCCTGCTGGAAGAATCTGTTaaaggaatttgaagagttAACTTCCAACGAAGTGACCTCACTATGGGATTCGAAGATTGATTTCAACTCTTTGGTGGAAACAAATTTGGTCTTTGAGGCGGACCGTgaaaaaatgaggaagatcGGATTGAGGGAGGCTTGTCAAGCCATGATGACGAAAGGTTTGGAAATTGCTGCAATTTCTAAGATGATTGATCTTGAATCTGCTGGATTTGATGGCCTTTCAAGCGCCAAGCTCatcgaagaaaaagaaaaagaagttgagaAAATGAGAGCCACATTGAAGCTTTTGGAAAAATCCAAAAAGGCTACTGACAAGAAAGCCGCGGATCTGGCTTCAGAGGTTGAAAACTTGaagaaaactattgaagaaaacAACACTTCCATTCAAACACTGACTGGAGAAAATGAGAAGACAAGGGCTGACCTTACCCAACTGACTACTGTCCACAACCAAGTTTTAGAAGAAAATTCCAACTTGAAAACTGAG aaaaaacccaAACCCGGTAAATCCCCAGAAAAATCACCTACACCTGCACCTGAAGCAAAACCTACACCCGCTAAATCCCCTGAATCATCACCTACACCCGCTCAATTCCCTAAAGCACAATCACCTACACCCACTCAATCCCCTGAAGCATCACCTACACCTTCTCAATCCCCAGAAGAATCACCTACGTCTGCACCTGAAGCTATACCTACATCCGCTCAATCCCCTGAAGTATTAGCTGCACCTGACCAATCCCCTGAAACACCATCACCTGCACCCAATCAATCCCCTGAAGCACCATCACCAACACCTGCTCAATCCTTTGAATCATCACCTACTCCTTCTCAATCCCCTGAAGAATCACCTACTCCTTCACCTGAAGTATCATCTACACCCGCTCAATCCCCCGAAGCACCATCACCTACACCCGCTCAATCCCCTGAAGAATCACCTACGCCTACACCTGAAGCATCACCTACACCCACTCAATCCCCTGAA TCCCCTGAAGCACCATCACCTACGCCAGCGCAGTCCCCTGAAGCACCATCACCTACACCTGTCCAATCCCCTGAAGCATCACCTACTCCTTCTCATTCCCCTGAAGAATCACCTACGCCTTCACCTACACCTGCTCTGTCCCCTGAAGCACCATCATCTACACCCGCACAATCCCCTGAAGCATCACCTACACCTTCTCAATCCCCTGAAGAATCACCTACGCCTTCACCTGAAGCATCACCTACACCTTCTCAATCCCGTGAAGCACCATCACATGTACCAACTCAATCACCTGAAGCATCACCTACACCTTCACAGTCCCCTGAAGAATCACCTACGCCTTCACCTGAAGCATCATCACCTACACCCGCTCAGTCCCCTGAAGTCTCATCACCTACGCCCACCCAATCTCCAGAAGCACCATCACCTGCACCCACTCAATCTCCTGAAGTATCACCTACACCCACTCAATCCCCTGAAGTATCACCTACACCCTCTCAATCTCCTGAAGAATCTCCTACGCCTTCACCAGAAGTATCACCTACACCCGCTCAGTCCCCTGAAGCACCATCACCTACACCCATTCAATCCCCTGAAGAATCACCTACACCCACACCTGAAGCATCACCTACACCCGATCAATCCCCTAAAGCACCATCACCTACACCCACTCAATCCCCTGAAGTATCACCTACACCCTCTCAATCTCCTGAAGAATCACCTACGCCTTCACCTGAAGTATCACCTACACCCGCTCAGTCCCCTGAAGCTCCATCGCCTACACCTTCTCAATCCCCTGAAGCATCACCTACGCCTTCACCTGAAGCACCACCTACACCTTCCCAATGCCCTGAAGCATCATCACCCACACCCGCTCAACCTCCTAAAGCACCATCACCTGCAACTAGTTGTCCCATCTTGCAATTGGGTGTTTGCTCGGGCTTGTTGAACATATTTGTTGATCCACATAACAAGAAGCAGTGTTGCTCTCTCCTCAGTTTTCTTACTGATATTGATGTTGCTGCCGTGTGCCTATGCCACTCATTCAGGGCACGTGTCTTCCATATCCACATTGACGTTGTAGTTGCCATGCGCACCATACTAAAATGTTGTGGCCGCGACTTGCCCTCAGACTTCCAATGCATCGTTAATTAA